In one Chitinophaga sancti genomic region, the following are encoded:
- the murD gene encoding UDP-N-acetylmuramoyl-L-alanine--D-glutamate ligase yields the protein MTKKLIILGAGESGIGAALLGKQQGYDVFVSDGGTIKDIYKQELAVNHIPFEEGQHSWDVILGADEIVKSPGIPEKTELMKKIRAKGVPVISEIELAYRFSKDAKVIAITGSNGKSTTTALTFHMFEIAGLKAAMVGNIGLSYARVVATAPADYYIVEVSSFQLDDIVEFKPNVAILLNITPDHLDRYDYKMENYVASKFRITMNQGPEDFFVYCKDDQEIDNYLKKQTIYSTSIPFTIMEPLKQGGFMVNDQVNIQVNDEPVIVSMYDLALKGKHNLYNSMAAGIAGRTMEIRKEKIRESLTSFKSLEHRMEYVATVRGVDFINDSKATNVNSLWFALESMETPVVLIMGGVDKGNDYSAIRELVKEKVKAIICLGIDNAPIQEALSNDTQVMVDTRSMKEAVDAAFQHAEKGDVILLSPACASFDLFKNYEDRGKQFKDAVREL from the coding sequence ATGACAAAGAAACTCATCATACTCGGAGCTGGAGAAAGCGGAATTGGTGCAGCCCTGTTAGGCAAGCAACAGGGGTATGATGTATTCGTGTCAGATGGTGGAACCATCAAGGATATTTATAAACAGGAACTCGCTGTCAACCATATTCCTTTTGAGGAAGGGCAGCATTCCTGGGATGTGATTTTAGGTGCCGATGAAATTGTTAAAAGCCCTGGTATTCCTGAAAAAACGGAGCTGATGAAAAAGATCCGTGCGAAGGGAGTACCGGTGATCTCTGAGATCGAGCTGGCTTACAGGTTTAGCAAAGACGCCAAAGTTATCGCCATTACAGGTAGCAACGGAAAGAGTACAACGACTGCACTCACATTCCACATGTTTGAGATAGCTGGTCTCAAGGCTGCGATGGTAGGTAATATTGGTCTGAGTTATGCCCGTGTAGTAGCAACCGCACCCGCTGATTATTATATCGTCGAAGTGAGTAGCTTTCAATTGGACGATATCGTGGAGTTCAAGCCAAACGTGGCTATCCTGTTGAATATCACTCCGGATCATCTGGATAGATATGACTACAAAATGGAGAACTATGTGGCGTCAAAATTCCGCATAACGATGAATCAGGGGCCGGAAGATTTCTTTGTGTATTGCAAAGATGATCAGGAGATTGACAATTATTTAAAGAAGCAAACTATTTATTCAACATCAATACCCTTTACTATCATGGAACCGTTAAAGCAAGGAGGATTTATGGTAAACGATCAGGTAAACATCCAGGTTAATGATGAACCAGTAATCGTATCAATGTATGATCTCGCGCTTAAGGGCAAGCACAACTTGTACAATTCCATGGCAGCGGGTATTGCTGGAAGGACCATGGAGATAAGGAAAGAAAAAATTCGGGAGAGCCTGACATCTTTTAAGAGTCTGGAGCACCGTATGGAGTACGTTGCCACTGTGCGTGGTGTGGATTTCATCAATGATAGTAAAGCGACCAATGTCAACTCTTTGTGGTTTGCACTGGAGAGCATGGAAACCCCGGTAGTACTGATTATGGGAGGTGTTGATAAAGGAAATGATTACAGTGCTATCAGGGAACTGGTTAAAGAAAAAGTAAAAGCAATTATATGTCTGGGTATAGACAATGCGCCGATTCAGGAAGCGTTATCAAATGATACTCAGGTAATGGTTGACACACGCAGTATGAAAGAAGCTGTTGATGCAGCCTTTCAGCATGCGGAAAAAGGAGATGTAATATTACTCTCGCCGGCTTGTGCAAGCTTCGATCTGTTTAAGAACTACGAGGACAGAGGCAAGCAGTTTAAAGATGCGGTGAGGGAACTATAA
- a CDS encoding FtsW/RodA/SpoVE family cell cycle protein, translated as MDGLLHRTKGDKVIWTIVIFLSLVSLLAVYSATGSLAYRLQGGHTEYYLFKQLSVLVMGLLIIYFAHRVNYTIYSRVAQIGFLISIPLLIYTLAFGRHINDASRWIRLPVINLTFQTSDVAKLAIFMYVSRQLSKRQGMITDFKKGFLPIIIPVGVICVLIMPANMSTALLLGASCMTLCFIGRVPVKYLAAMVGAGVVAILLMFAVASLTGKKMRTETWKKRIEHFTSGDASNADLPYQVQQANIAIAGGGVIGKGPGNSTQRNFLPHAYSDYIYATIIEEYGIFGAFLILMAYMLLLLRSISLFRKCPYAFGAFLAVGLSITLVIQALTNMAVNVGLFPVTGVTLPLVSMGGSSVIFTSLAIGIILSVSRNVEELEGKRIEQERIAKVVAQQAEIEEF; from the coding sequence ATGGACGGTTTACTTCATAGGACTAAGGGTGACAAAGTGATTTGGACGATCGTGATCTTCCTCTCACTAGTGAGTCTGCTGGCGGTTTATAGCGCCACGGGGTCACTTGCCTATCGCCTTCAGGGCGGTCATACGGAGTATTACCTTTTCAAACAACTGAGTGTACTGGTAATGGGATTGCTGATCATCTACTTTGCACACCGGGTGAATTATACAATTTACTCCCGTGTAGCACAGATAGGTTTCCTGATCTCTATTCCCTTACTGATATATACGCTGGCATTTGGCCGACATATTAATGATGCAAGCCGCTGGATCAGGCTCCCCGTTATTAATCTGACCTTTCAGACTTCTGACGTAGCTAAACTGGCCATATTCATGTATGTAAGCAGACAGCTCTCCAAGAGACAGGGCATGATCACCGATTTTAAGAAGGGCTTTCTGCCTATTATTATTCCGGTAGGTGTGATCTGTGTTTTGATTATGCCTGCAAACATGTCTACCGCATTGCTGCTGGGCGCCAGTTGTATGACACTTTGTTTTATTGGCCGGGTACCTGTCAAGTATCTGGCTGCCATGGTAGGTGCAGGTGTGGTGGCGATTTTACTGATGTTCGCAGTGGCATCGCTCACTGGTAAAAAAATGCGTACCGAAACATGGAAAAAGAGAATAGAACATTTTACATCAGGCGATGCATCAAATGCTGATTTACCGTATCAGGTACAACAGGCAAACATTGCTATCGCAGGTGGGGGAGTAATAGGTAAAGGTCCTGGTAACAGTACCCAGCGAAACTTCCTTCCGCATGCTTATAGCGACTACATATACGCAACAATTATTGAGGAGTATGGTATCTTTGGCGCCTTTTTGATATTGATGGCCTATATGTTGCTATTATTAAGAAGCATCAGCTTGTTTAGAAAATGTCCTTACGCATTCGGCGCTTTTCTGGCAGTTGGTCTCAGCATTACATTAGTCATACAGGCACTGACAAATATGGCAGTGAATGTAGGACTCTTTCCAGTAACAGGTGTGACTTTGCCGCTCGTGAGTATGGGAGGATCTTCCGTGATCTTTACCAGTCTTGCTATTGGAATTATATTAAGTGTGTCAAGAAACGTAGAAGAACTGGAAGGCAAAAGAATTGAACAGGAAAGGATTGCGAAGGTAGTAGCCCAGCAAGCTGAAATCGAAGAATTTTAA
- the murG gene encoding undecaprenyldiphospho-muramoylpentapeptide beta-N-acetylglucosaminyltransferase codes for MQRRIIIAGGGTGGHIFPAIAIANALKKIEPETEILFVGAKGKMEMEKVPQAGYRIEGLDIAGFNRSNMLKNLLLPFKILKSLSQASKVIDTFKPDAVVGVGGFASFPVMRKAQKRGIPTLIQEQNSFAGKANMSLGKKAAKICVAYEGMEKFFPAEKLIMTGNPVRGNITQSAVSKEDALAHFGLRTGKQTVFAVGGSLGAKSINEALAPILATFVEKDIQLIWQTGKPYFETAKAVAAPYASHVKVYEFINVMDFAYKAADVVVSRAGALAIAELCVVKKPVIFVPFPFAAEDHQTFNAKSLVDKKAALLIKNDDAAAQLGNTLFSLLQNNALLQQLEENIEKLGNKNADMVIAKQVLALIK; via the coding sequence ATGCAACGCAGAATTATCATAGCAGGTGGTGGTACCGGAGGACATATCTTCCCGGCGATCGCTATTGCCAATGCGTTGAAAAAGATAGAACCGGAAACGGAGATCCTTTTTGTAGGTGCCAAAGGAAAAATGGAGATGGAGAAAGTGCCGCAGGCAGGCTACCGCATTGAAGGACTGGATATAGCAGGATTCAACCGCAGCAATATGCTCAAGAACCTGTTGTTGCCGTTCAAGATCCTGAAAAGCCTTTCACAGGCCAGTAAGGTGATTGATACCTTTAAACCGGATGCGGTAGTAGGTGTGGGTGGTTTTGCCAGCTTCCCTGTTATGCGCAAAGCACAAAAGAGAGGTATTCCTACACTGATACAGGAACAAAATTCCTTTGCAGGAAAAGCGAATATGTCGCTGGGAAAGAAAGCAGCAAAGATCTGTGTAGCCTACGAAGGCATGGAGAAATTCTTTCCTGCGGAGAAGCTGATCATGACTGGTAATCCTGTAAGAGGCAACATTACACAGTCTGCAGTATCAAAAGAAGATGCCCTTGCACACTTTGGTCTTCGCACAGGTAAGCAAACAGTGTTCGCTGTGGGTGGCAGCCTGGGAGCGAAATCGATCAACGAAGCACTGGCACCGATACTCGCCACTTTTGTAGAGAAAGACATCCAGCTGATCTGGCAAACAGGTAAGCCTTACTTTGAAACTGCGAAAGCTGTTGCTGCACCATATGCTTCTCATGTAAAAGTGTATGAGTTCATCAACGTCATGGACTTTGCTTACAAGGCTGCGGATGTAGTGGTATCACGTGCAGGCGCACTGGCCATCGCTGAACTCTGTGTAGTAAAGAAACCTGTCATCTTCGTGCCCTTCCCTTTTGCGGCCGAAGATCACCAGACCTTCAATGCGAAAAGTCTGGTAGACAAAAAAGCAGCGCTGCTGATCAAAAATGATGATGCCGCCGCTCAACTGGGAAATACCTTATTCAGTTTGTTACAAAACAATGCGTTACTGCAACAACTGGAAGAGAATATAGAAAAACTGGGAAATAAAAACGCTGATATGGTCATTGCTAAACAAGTGTTAGCGCTGATCAAATAA
- the murC gene encoding UDP-N-acetylmuramate--L-alanine ligase has translation MDLNNIQRVYFIGIGGIGMSAIARFFNEKGVHVSGYDRTETPLTRQLAEEGMQIHYSDDVNLLDKDAQLVVYTPAIPGTHGELIWYRKNEYEVVKRSDVLQEITKELFAITVGGTHGKTTISTLTAHILRHSGYGCNAFLGGISANYDRNFWSSDKQVAVIEADEYDRSFLKLHPDIAVLTAMDADHLDIYGTEADMQDAFVQYTANIKPNGTLIAKLGLSRAGELKGDNKRWYHLKDSKANIYATNIRTVDGGYLFDVVEQDWHIHDVKLPIGGTHNIENAVAAITVAHLLGIDAAKIKAAIADFKGIKRRFEYLVKNDYQVYIDDYAHHPEELRALISSARGLFPDKRCTVIFQPHLYTRTRDLAAGFAESLSLADEVLLLPIYPARELPIEGVRSEILAEKITVPVQVIQKEDVLAWVKSNSAPLLITAGAGDIDQFRDPIKEILNGEKVNE, from the coding sequence ATGGATCTGAACAACATACAACGTGTTTACTTCATTGGAATCGGAGGCATCGGTATGAGCGCCATCGCCCGCTTTTTTAATGAAAAAGGCGTGCATGTAAGTGGCTATGACCGCACCGAAACCCCGCTGACCCGTCAGCTGGCTGAGGAAGGTATGCAGATTCATTACTCGGATGATGTCAATCTGCTGGATAAAGATGCACAGCTGGTTGTATATACACCCGCTATTCCCGGTACCCACGGAGAGTTGATCTGGTACCGTAAAAATGAATACGAAGTAGTAAAACGGAGCGACGTATTGCAGGAGATCACCAAAGAGTTGTTTGCCATCACCGTAGGAGGTACCCATGGTAAGACAACCATCTCTACCCTTACCGCTCACATACTGCGTCATAGTGGCTATGGTTGCAATGCCTTCCTCGGTGGCATCAGCGCTAACTACGACCGCAACTTCTGGAGCAGTGACAAACAGGTTGCTGTGATTGAAGCCGATGAGTATGACCGTTCATTCCTGAAACTGCATCCTGATATTGCCGTGCTCACTGCCATGGATGCAGATCACCTGGATATCTACGGTACAGAAGCAGACATGCAGGATGCCTTCGTACAATATACTGCGAACATAAAACCGAATGGTACACTGATCGCAAAGTTAGGATTGTCTCGTGCAGGAGAATTGAAAGGTGATAATAAACGCTGGTATCATCTGAAAGATTCGAAAGCAAATATTTATGCAACCAATATCAGAACAGTTGACGGTGGTTACCTGTTTGATGTGGTAGAGCAGGACTGGCACATTCATGATGTAAAACTGCCTATCGGGGGCACACATAATATTGAGAATGCAGTGGCAGCCATCACGGTGGCGCACCTGTTAGGCATCGATGCCGCAAAGATCAAAGCAGCAATTGCTGATTTCAAAGGCATCAAACGTCGCTTTGAGTACCTGGTGAAGAATGATTACCAGGTATATATAGACGACTACGCACATCATCCGGAAGAATTACGTGCCCTCATCAGCAGTGCGCGTGGCTTATTCCCTGACAAGCGCTGTACAGTTATCTTCCAGCCACACCTGTATACCCGTACACGTGACCTGGCAGCAGGATTTGCAGAGAGTTTGTCACTGGCAGATGAAGTATTACTGTTACCCATCTATCCGGCCAGAGAATTACCTATTGAAGGCGTGCGCAGTGAGATCCTGGCGGAAAAGATCACAGTACCAGTGCAGGTGATACAAAAAGAAGATGTATTAGCCTGGGTAAAATCGAATAGTGCACCGTTGCTCATCACGGCTGGTGCCGGTGACATTGACCAATTCAGAGATCCGATCAAAGAGATATTGAACGGAGAGAAAGTGAACGAGTAG
- a CDS encoding cell division protein FtsQ/DivIB: MQTKTHRALKRIGSVLLWTAVLTGFVVLLVAAVQDKEDGKCKGIVVKLVGNEHNFFIEEKDIKVLVAGDKHLNPVGKPIKEINIAALEKMVARDPWVKTANIFVDNQRKLNIKVAQREPVARIFTLTGNTYYLDKDGDRIPVSARYTARVPVFTDYPSDAAKVQKADSALTAGIMEIGSFVQSDPFWTAQVEQVVITPQREFEIIPTLGDHVILFGDGTDVAKKFNKLLAFYKEGLSKVGWNNYAKINVAFENEVVCTRRSGEELSKKLAAEDSAKLASNGDTLARIMVHGNDSVQPEAAKLASSVRVVPARPTPSKQRNQKDKSSGKKEPKAVYRPGRN, encoded by the coding sequence ATGCAAACCAAGACCCACCGGGCATTAAAACGAATAGGTAGTGTACTGCTCTGGACAGCGGTATTGACTGGATTCGTGGTCCTGCTTGTTGCGGCAGTGCAGGACAAAGAAGATGGTAAGTGCAAGGGAATCGTTGTAAAACTGGTTGGGAACGAGCATAACTTTTTTATAGAAGAGAAAGATATAAAAGTGTTGGTGGCTGGCGACAAGCATTTAAATCCTGTTGGCAAGCCCATAAAAGAGATTAACATCGCAGCATTGGAGAAGATGGTAGCCCGTGATCCCTGGGTAAAAACTGCGAACATCTTTGTGGATAACCAGCGAAAACTCAACATCAAGGTCGCTCAGCGAGAACCCGTAGCAAGGATCTTTACCTTAACAGGAAATACCTACTACCTTGACAAGGATGGAGACAGAATACCGGTATCAGCCCGCTATACAGCAAGAGTGCCGGTGTTCACAGATTATCCGTCAGATGCTGCTAAGGTGCAAAAGGCAGACAGCGCATTGACTGCAGGTATCATGGAAATAGGCAGCTTTGTACAAAGCGACCCTTTCTGGACTGCACAGGTGGAACAGGTGGTCATCACCCCCCAGCGTGAGTTTGAGATTATACCGACACTGGGAGATCACGTGATACTGTTTGGCGACGGTACCGATGTAGCAAAAAAATTTAACAAACTGCTGGCGTTTTATAAAGAAGGATTGAGTAAAGTGGGATGGAACAATTACGCGAAAATCAACGTGGCATTCGAAAACGAAGTAGTATGTACACGAAGAAGCGGGGAGGAATTATCAAAAAAGCTGGCCGCTGAAGACAGCGCAAAATTAGCCAGCAACGGTGATACACTAGCGAGGATAATGGTGCACGGAAACGATTCCGTACAACCGGAAGCTGCAAAGCTTGCATCTTCAGTCAGAGTGGTACCAGCCAGACCTACGCCTTCGAAACAGAGAAATCAAAAGGACAAGTCGTCTGGAAAAAAGGAACCAAAGGCAGTGTATAGGCCGGGTAGAAATTAG
- the ftsA gene encoding cell division protein FtsA, with the protein MNQEAPIIVGLDIGTTKIAAIAGRKNEFGKLEILGFGKAPSFGVQHGMVLNIDQTIKAIRQALENCYASNPNLEINEVYVGIAGHHIKSLQTRGDIVRNDTEAEISQKDIDQLINDQYKTVIPASDQIIDVIPQQYIVDSLQNITYPIGMSGVKVGANFHIITGDKNAIRNINRSVEKSGLKIHDLVLQPLASAAAVMCDMDFEAGVAIVDIGGGTTDLAVFYEGILKHTAVIPYGGENITNDIKNGLGVLKTQAEQMKVQFGYALADEAKSNAYITIPGLRGQSPKEISVKNLAHIIQARMSEIMDFVIYHLKQIGMDNKMLNGGIILTGGGSQLKHLIQLTEYTTGVSARIGYPNEHLATGHIDELTRPMYSTCIGLILKGYNDYENDRRAMEENYVKINTSYTAKEQASKAATEADNSWEDDAPSVEEIQARKARERNASLKTFLDRMKTKIIDMFTEEEDAKL; encoded by the coding sequence ATGAATCAGGAAGCTCCTATCATTGTAGGTCTTGATATTGGAACTACAAAGATTGCTGCCATTGCAGGTCGAAAGAACGAATTCGGGAAACTGGAAATCCTGGGGTTCGGTAAAGCCCCGTCTTTTGGTGTTCAGCACGGAATGGTGTTGAATATTGATCAGACGATCAAGGCGATACGTCAGGCCCTGGAGAACTGCTATGCTTCTAATCCTAACCTGGAGATCAATGAAGTCTATGTTGGCATTGCAGGTCATCACATCAAGAGCCTGCAGACCCGCGGCGATATCGTGCGTAACGATACCGAAGCGGAGATATCCCAGAAAGATATTGATCAACTGATAAATGACCAGTATAAAACGGTGATCCCCGCCAGTGATCAGATCATTGACGTGATCCCACAACAATATATTGTTGATAGCCTCCAGAACATTACTTATCCTATTGGGATGAGCGGTGTGAAGGTGGGTGCGAATTTTCATATCATCACCGGTGATAAGAATGCGATTCGCAACATCAATCGTAGCGTTGAGAAATCCGGCCTGAAGATCCACGACCTGGTACTTCAGCCCCTGGCTTCTGCCGCTGCCGTAATGTGTGATATGGACTTCGAAGCAGGTGTAGCCATCGTAGATATCGGCGGTGGTACTACAGACCTGGCTGTGTTCTACGAAGGTATCCTGAAGCACACAGCCGTAATACCTTACGGTGGTGAGAACATCACCAACGATATCAAAAACGGTCTCGGTGTATTGAAGACACAGGCAGAGCAAATGAAAGTTCAATTCGGATATGCACTGGCTGATGAAGCAAAAAGCAATGCTTACATCACCATTCCCGGACTGCGCGGACAGAGCCCTAAAGAGATTTCTGTGAAGAACCTGGCTCATATCATACAAGCGCGTATGAGTGAGATCATGGACTTCGTCATTTATCATCTCAAACAGATTGGTATGGATAACAAGATGCTCAATGGTGGTATCATCCTGACGGGTGGTGGCTCCCAGCTGAAACATCTGATCCAGCTTACTGAATATACAACTGGTGTAAGTGCACGTATTGGGTATCCAAACGAACACCTGGCCACCGGTCATATCGACGAGCTGACCAGGCCAATGTACTCCACCTGTATAGGTCTTATTCTCAAGGGTTATAACGACTATGAGAATGACCGCAGGGCAATGGAAGAAAATTACGTTAAGATCAACACCAGCTATACCGCGAAGGAGCAGGCCTCGAAAGCCGCTACAGAAGCGGATAACAGCTGGGAAGATGATGCCCCCTCAGTTGAAGAAATTCAGGCAAGAAAAGCGAGAGAAAGAAATGCTTCGCTGAAAACTTTCCTCGACAGAATGAAAACGAAGATCATCGACATGTTCACAGAAGAAGAGGATGCAAAACTTTAA
- the ftsZ gene encoding cell division protein FtsZ, which produces MIHFDLPKEKSSIIKVIGIGGGGSNAVNHMFNQRIEGVNFIICNTDAQAISNSPVPNKIQLGPHLTQGLGAGANPRIGEQATEESFEEIKKILEVNTKMAFITAGMGGGTGTGGAPIIAKICKELGILTVGIVTTPFSYEGKKRMQQADDGVNRLKEYVDTLLIISNDKLRQKFGDLKFKAAFEKADNVLATAAKCITDVINSTGQINVDFADVCTVMRNGGVAILGAATAEGENRAQKAIEEALTSPLLNDNDIRGAKWILLNISSAEGEFEHTLDEMDTIQAYVQSQAGEDCDVILGVGYDQDLDRKLGVTIIATGFEQKPIQQVKQAPQDPSLNQPRIVMELGREGDEKKMNTPVSSNNNSLFIEPTDHMAPRLVEPVVTQPATTFVTPEPPAESGRSSFALNIEPVGSTAPTSYNNVNVIQPNNQAAGGYPARHIFIEPTTTPPPAETPEMKIVFREEEPGTEMSNDMQQLHAFEEQLEEQKRKQAERVAKLRSLSFNVKGIDNNSEIENVPAYIRRNINLDNGAGSAENFYSNYTISDSQNNQAEINTINTFLDGKKPD; this is translated from the coding sequence ATGATACATTTTGATCTTCCCAAAGAAAAGTCTTCCATCATCAAAGTGATAGGCATTGGTGGTGGCGGAAGCAACGCGGTGAACCACATGTTCAACCAGCGTATTGAGGGCGTGAATTTTATCATCTGTAATACAGATGCGCAGGCTATCTCCAATAGTCCTGTCCCAAATAAAATTCAGCTTGGTCCTCACCTGACTCAGGGTCTCGGAGCTGGTGCCAACCCCCGCATTGGTGAACAGGCGACTGAAGAATCCTTTGAAGAAATCAAAAAGATCTTAGAGGTGAATACCAAGATGGCATTCATCACTGCAGGTATGGGTGGTGGTACCGGAACAGGTGGTGCTCCAATCATCGCGAAGATCTGTAAAGAACTGGGCATTCTCACAGTGGGCATTGTGACCACTCCTTTTTCCTATGAAGGAAAGAAGAGAATGCAACAGGCCGATGATGGCGTGAACCGTCTGAAAGAATACGTAGATACACTATTGATTATTTCTAACGATAAACTGCGCCAGAAGTTCGGCGACCTGAAGTTCAAAGCTGCTTTTGAAAAAGCAGATAACGTACTGGCTACCGCTGCTAAGTGTATCACTGATGTGATCAACAGCACTGGTCAGATCAACGTTGACTTTGCGGACGTTTGTACGGTAATGCGCAACGGAGGCGTTGCCATTCTTGGTGCGGCTACTGCAGAAGGTGAAAACCGCGCACAGAAAGCGATCGAAGAAGCACTTACTTCACCGCTGCTGAATGATAACGACATCCGTGGTGCAAAATGGATCCTGCTGAATATCTCTTCAGCTGAAGGTGAATTCGAGCATACACTCGATGAAATGGATACTATCCAGGCATATGTTCAAAGCCAGGCAGGTGAGGATTGCGATGTAATCCTTGGTGTTGGCTACGATCAGGACCTGGATCGTAAACTGGGTGTAACTATTATTGCTACCGGTTTCGAACAAAAACCGATTCAGCAGGTAAAACAGGCCCCACAGGATCCATCTCTTAACCAGCCTAGAATCGTAATGGAACTGGGTCGTGAAGGTGATGAAAAAAAGATGAACACCCCGGTTAGCTCCAACAACAACTCTTTGTTCATCGAACCAACCGACCATATGGCGCCACGGTTGGTAGAGCCTGTGGTCACTCAGCCGGCTACGACGTTTGTAACCCCGGAACCTCCTGCTGAAAGCGGAAGGTCAAGTTTTGCACTCAACATTGAGCCAGTAGGATCAACAGCTCCTACCAGCTATAACAATGTCAACGTGATACAGCCTAATAACCAGGCGGCTGGCGGGTACCCTGCCAGACACATTTTTATTGAGCCAACTACGACTCCACCACCGGCGGAAACACCGGAGATGAAGATAGTATTCCGTGAAGAAGAACCAGGAACTGAGATGTCAAATGATATGCAGCAATTGCATGCATTTGAAGAGCAATTAGAAGAACAGAAACGGAAACAGGCCGAGCGCGTAGCAAAACTGCGTAGTCTCAGTTTTAACGTGAAAGGCATCGATAATAATTCAGAAATTGAAAACGTTCCTGCGTACATTCGTCGGAATATTAATCTCGATAATGGCGCTGGTTCTGCCGAGAATTTCTATTCTAACTATACCATTTCTGATAGTCAGAATAATCAGGCAGAGATCAATACGATCAATACTTTTTTAGATGGGAAAAAACCCGATTGA
- a CDS encoding pirin family protein — MKVAIAGGQWNGHKGALQSITDINAFLIDMSEGGNTTIQVAKERNILFYVLRGQVTVNGRTTGDRSMVLFNNDGDEITVSASKDALILYCDGLPLNEPVAWHGPYVMNTQTEIMEAMRDERMGKFGFYID; from the coding sequence GTGAAAGTGGCTATCGCAGGTGGTCAGTGGAATGGTCATAAAGGGGCTTTACAGTCTATTACAGACATTAACGCCTTCCTGATAGATATGAGTGAGGGAGGTAATACAACGATCCAGGTTGCGAAGGAAAGAAACATTCTTTTTTATGTGCTTCGTGGACAGGTTACTGTAAATGGTCGTACGACGGGAGACAGGAGTATGGTGCTCTTCAATAATGATGGCGATGAAATTACTGTCAGCGCCAGCAAAGATGCGCTGATCCTTTATTGTGACGGACTTCCGCTGAATGAACCAGTGGCCTGGCATGGCCCTTATGTAATGAATACACAAACGGAGATTATGGAAGCGATGAGAGATGAAAGGATGGGAAAATTTGGGTTTTATATAGATTAA